Proteins from one Amycolatopsis endophytica genomic window:
- a CDS encoding helix-turn-helix domain containing protein codes for MNIIEEHRSTLRAGETTLSIDVTTLPGGDPAGRLVIRVGAAGAEGEAVADGQIEVSAGVAATLGSMLSEMLRHHAALTDPGGRTARPASQGRPWTPALDAELEQRWIAGESVADIARELARSPGGIRARLPRVGCDPERPGEYLPDPPSMRPAEAASVSGDGNDQVWARPGLPGTVIGGGDDD; via the coding sequence ATGAACATCATCGAAGAGCACCGGAGCACGCTCCGGGCCGGTGAGACGACCTTGTCCATCGACGTGACCACGCTGCCGGGCGGTGATCCCGCCGGGCGACTCGTCATCCGGGTCGGCGCGGCCGGGGCCGAGGGTGAAGCCGTGGCCGACGGGCAGATCGAGGTGAGCGCCGGCGTGGCGGCCACGCTCGGATCGATGCTGTCGGAGATGCTGCGACATCACGCCGCCCTGACCGATCCGGGTGGACGAACAGCACGCCCAGCCAGTCAGGGGCGGCCGTGGACGCCCGCGCTCGACGCCGAACTCGAACAGCGCTGGATCGCGGGCGAGAGCGTGGCCGACATCGCCCGCGAACTCGCCCGCAGCCCCGGCGGTATCCGCGCGCGCCTTCCCCGGGTGGGTTGCGATCCGGAGCGCCCCGGCGAGTATCTCCCCGATCCGCCGAGCATGCGCCCCGCCGAGGCCGCGTCCGTGTCCGGTGACGGGAACGACCAGGTCTGGGCACGTCCCGGCCTGCCCGGAACCGTGATCGGGGGTGGCGATGACGACTGA
- a CDS encoding alpha/beta hydrolase, which produces MTKLVPTILAAGVLASCLVTAPASAETPAVEEFTPDPIAWGACESSALTRAGAECGYLDVPLDYADPAGAKISLAVSRVRHTSADYQGVMVVNPGGPGGSGLGLSALGPAVPKDAGSSYDWIGFDPRGVGSSRPALSCDPGYFGYDRPAYVPRTPDLERTWLDRSRGYAAACEKNGPLLRHMHTTDVAEDVDSLRKALGEEEINYFGFSYGTYLGQVYATLHPDRVRRMVLDSNVDPRKVFYQANLDQDVAFDRNIGIYFDWVARHDAVFHLGTTARAVEDLWYAQQRELTTTPAGGVIGPDEWTDIFLQAGYYQATWEELTNAFAGWVHQRDWQTVKVRYDRTNSPGDDNGFAVYNAVQCTDAPWPRNWTEWKVDNWITHSRAPFETWGNAWYNASCLTWPVPAGKPVDVDGRGVAGALLIGEELDAATPFAGNLEVRRRFPDSRLIGEPGGTTHAGSLSGNACVDDRIADYLATGALPPRLPGDRADAVCDPLPEPEPEGAPGARADRAGAGQPAVLRQALEMVAG; this is translated from the coding sequence GTGACCAAGCTCGTGCCCACGATCCTCGCGGCCGGTGTGCTGGCGAGCTGTCTGGTGACCGCCCCGGCCTCCGCCGAGACCCCGGCGGTGGAGGAGTTCACGCCCGACCCGATCGCCTGGGGCGCGTGCGAGTCGTCCGCGCTGACCCGCGCCGGCGCCGAATGCGGCTATCTCGACGTGCCCCTCGACTACGCCGACCCGGCCGGCGCGAAGATCTCGCTCGCCGTCTCGCGCGTGCGGCACACCAGCGCCGACTACCAGGGCGTGATGGTCGTCAACCCCGGCGGCCCTGGCGGCTCCGGACTCGGGCTGTCCGCGCTCGGACCAGCGGTGCCGAAGGACGCCGGCAGCTCTTACGACTGGATCGGCTTCGACCCGCGCGGCGTCGGATCGAGCCGTCCCGCGCTGTCCTGCGATCCCGGCTACTTCGGGTACGACCGCCCCGCCTACGTGCCGCGCACCCCCGATCTCGAGCGGACCTGGCTGGACCGCTCCCGCGGGTACGCCGCCGCGTGCGAGAAAAACGGGCCGCTGCTGCGGCACATGCACACCACCGATGTCGCCGAGGACGTCGACAGCCTGCGCAAGGCACTGGGGGAGGAGGAGATCAACTACTTCGGCTTCTCCTACGGCACCTATCTCGGCCAGGTGTACGCGACACTGCACCCGGACCGGGTGCGGCGCATGGTGCTGGACAGCAACGTCGATCCGCGCAAAGTGTTCTACCAGGCCAACCTGGACCAGGACGTCGCCTTCGACCGCAACATCGGAATCTACTTCGACTGGGTCGCCCGCCACGACGCCGTGTTCCACCTCGGCACGACGGCGCGCGCGGTCGAGGACCTCTGGTACGCGCAGCAGCGCGAGCTGACCACAACGCCCGCCGGTGGCGTGATCGGCCCCGACGAGTGGACCGACATCTTCCTTCAGGCCGGTTACTACCAGGCGACGTGGGAGGAGCTGACGAACGCCTTCGCGGGCTGGGTACACCAGCGCGACTGGCAAACGGTCAAGGTCCGCTACGACCGGACGAACTCCCCGGGCGACGACAACGGGTTCGCCGTCTACAACGCCGTGCAGTGCACCGACGCACCCTGGCCACGGAACTGGACCGAGTGGAAGGTGGACAACTGGATCACCCATTCGCGTGCACCGTTCGAAACCTGGGGCAACGCCTGGTACAACGCGTCCTGCCTGACCTGGCCGGTGCCCGCGGGCAAGCCGGTGGACGTCGACGGTCGCGGTGTCGCGGGCGCGTTGCTGATCGGTGAGGAGCTGGACGCGGCCACCCCCTTCGCCGGAAACCTCGAGGTGCGCCGCCGGTTCCCGGACTCGCGTCTCATCGGGGAGCCGGGCGGCACCACGCACGCGGGCTCGCTGTCCGGGAACGCCTGTGTGGACGACCGGATCGCGGACTACCTCGCGACCGGCGCGCTGCCACCGCGCCTGCCGGGCGATCGCGCGGACGCGGTCTGCGACCCACTGCCCGAGCCGGAACCCGAAGGTGCGCCCGGCGCCCGCGCCGATCGCGCCGGTGCCGGACAGCCGGCCGTGTTGCGGCAGGCGCTGGAGATGGTGGCGGGCTGA
- a CDS encoding DNA alkylation repair protein, whose amino-acid sequence MDEVDELVHAVRSGLAKHADPGKAPDIRRYMKSEMDFRGVPKPERARLVRSLFAEHVLPDRESFVAAARTLWRDAEFREERYVAIDLTGHRSYARWQDHMLVPLYEEMIVTGAWWDYVDEIAIRRIGPIRRAEPDRVTPVVREWAQDEDRWRRRTAVICQVGANVATDRDLLTEAVEANLDDRDFFLRKGIGWALRDYARTAPEWVRAFVEAHPALSPLSVREALKHLGG is encoded by the coding sequence ATGGACGAAGTGGACGAACTGGTCCACGCGGTGCGTTCCGGGCTGGCGAAGCACGCCGACCCGGGAAAGGCACCGGACATACGCCGGTACATGAAGTCCGAGATGGACTTCCGCGGGGTGCCCAAGCCGGAGCGCGCCCGGCTGGTCCGCTCGCTGTTCGCCGAGCACGTCCTGCCGGACCGGGAGAGTTTCGTAGCGGCCGCCAGAACGCTGTGGCGGGACGCGGAGTTCCGCGAGGAACGCTACGTCGCGATCGACCTGACCGGACACCGGTCCTACGCGCGCTGGCAGGACCACATGCTGGTGCCGCTGTACGAGGAGATGATCGTCACCGGGGCCTGGTGGGACTACGTCGACGAGATCGCGATCCGTCGCATCGGGCCGATCCGACGAGCGGAACCGGATCGGGTGACACCGGTGGTGCGGGAGTGGGCGCAGGACGAGGACCGCTGGCGCCGCCGCACCGCGGTGATCTGCCAGGTGGGAGCCAACGTGGCCACCGACAGGGACCTGCTGACCGAGGCCGTCGAGGCGAACCTGGACGACCGGGACTTCTTCCTGCGCAAGGGAATCGGCTGGGCCCTGCGCGACTACGCGCGTACGGCGCCCGAGTGGGTGCGCGCCTTCGTCGAGGCGCATCCCGCACTGTCGCCGTTGTCAGTGCGGGAAGCGCTCAAACACCTCGGCGGCTGA
- the pheT gene encoding phenylalanine--tRNA ligase subunit beta produces the protein MRVPVSWLLEHLDAGEVGPQELAEAFVRIGIEVDDVRPLDQVTGPLVIGRVAEIEELTEFKKPIRFCRVDVGEEASDDEDETADNEGPSGIRTRGIVCGASNFAEGDLVVVALPGTVLPGPFEIASRKTYGRVSDGMICSARELGLGEDHTGILVLPPSTATPGDSAREVLGLGDTVLELTPTPDRGYALSVRGLARELAAALDVSFGDPASLDLPAAEGEAWPVEIEDPTGCDRFVVRRVTGLDAGAPTPWWMRRRLLLAGIRSISLAVDVTNYVMLELGQPLHAWDTASLQGGLVVRRAKQGEKLTTLDDVERTLDADDVVIADERGVASLAGTMGGASTEISTESTDVLLEGAHWDPASISRTARRHKLFSEAAKRFERFTDPQVCAAAVERASRLLRTYGDGSIQPGRTDVGSVEPPASITMPISLPDQVAGVRYERGVTVRRLHQIGCKATVGAGDDGTALVHATPPSWRGDLKQPADLVEEVLRLEGYDSIPSTLPAAPAGTGLTAGQRRRRTVSRALAEAGYVEVQPFPFVGDAVWDDLGLPADDVRRKTVKVRNPLEADKDRLATTLLPGLLETLQRNASRGFKDLALFHIGQVVLPGAKPVAMPELGVAGRPSDEQLAQLEAAVPVQPQHVAVVLAGQREHTGWWGKGEQAGWADAVQAARLVGEVAGVELRVRNAELAPWHPGRCAELLVGDWPVGHAGELHPKVVEALGLPQRTVAMELDLDAIPLRERRPAPAISPYPPVLLDVALVVDAQVPAAELAEALVTGGGSLLEDTSLFDVYTGDQVGEGKRSLAYKLRFRAADRTLTVDEATEARDAAIAEATTRHGAELRA, from the coding sequence GTGCGAGTCCCCGTCAGCTGGCTGCTCGAGCACCTGGATGCCGGCGAAGTCGGACCGCAGGAGCTGGCCGAGGCCTTCGTCCGCATCGGGATCGAGGTCGACGACGTCCGCCCGCTCGACCAGGTCACCGGCCCGCTCGTGATCGGCCGCGTCGCCGAGATCGAAGAGCTGACCGAGTTCAAGAAGCCGATCCGGTTCTGCCGGGTCGACGTCGGCGAGGAAGCCTCCGACGACGAGGACGAGACCGCCGACAACGAGGGCCCGTCCGGTATCCGCACCCGCGGGATCGTCTGCGGCGCCAGCAACTTCGCGGAGGGCGACCTGGTCGTCGTCGCGCTGCCCGGCACCGTGCTGCCCGGCCCGTTCGAGATCGCCTCGCGCAAGACCTACGGCCGCGTCAGCGACGGCATGATCTGCTCGGCCCGCGAGCTGGGCCTCGGCGAGGACCACACCGGCATCCTCGTGCTGCCGCCATCGACGGCGACCCCGGGCGACTCGGCGCGTGAGGTGCTCGGCCTTGGTGACACCGTGCTGGAGCTGACGCCCACCCCCGACCGCGGCTACGCCCTGTCGGTGCGCGGCCTGGCCCGTGAGCTGGCCGCCGCGCTCGACGTGTCCTTCGGCGACCCGGCGTCGCTGGACCTGCCCGCGGCCGAGGGCGAGGCTTGGCCGGTCGAGATCGAGGACCCGACGGGCTGCGACCGGTTCGTGGTGCGCCGGGTGACCGGTCTGGACGCCGGTGCTCCGACGCCGTGGTGGATGCGGCGCCGCCTGCTGCTGGCGGGGATCCGGTCGATCTCGCTGGCGGTCGACGTCACCAACTATGTGATGCTCGAACTCGGCCAGCCGCTGCACGCGTGGGACACCGCGTCGCTGCAGGGCGGTCTCGTCGTCCGGCGCGCCAAGCAGGGGGAGAAGCTCACCACTCTCGACGACGTGGAGCGCACGCTCGACGCCGACGATGTCGTGATCGCCGACGAGCGCGGTGTCGCCTCGCTCGCCGGGACCATGGGTGGCGCGAGCACCGAGATCAGCACCGAGAGCACCGATGTCCTGCTCGAGGGCGCCCACTGGGACCCGGCGTCGATCAGCCGCACCGCGCGGCGGCACAAGCTGTTCTCCGAGGCCGCGAAGCGCTTCGAGCGGTTCACCGACCCGCAGGTGTGCGCCGCCGCGGTCGAGCGGGCCTCGCGTCTGCTGCGCACCTACGGTGACGGCAGCATCCAGCCCGGCCGGACCGATGTCGGCTCCGTCGAGCCGCCCGCTTCGATCACGATGCCGATCAGCCTGCCCGACCAGGTCGCGGGCGTGCGCTACGAGCGTGGCGTGACCGTCCGGCGTCTGCATCAGATCGGGTGCAAGGCCACGGTCGGCGCGGGTGACGACGGCACCGCGCTGGTGCACGCCACCCCGCCGAGCTGGCGTGGGGACCTCAAGCAGCCCGCCGACCTCGTCGAGGAGGTGCTGCGGCTCGAGGGCTACGACAGCATCCCGTCGACACTGCCCGCCGCCCCGGCCGGGACCGGCCTCACCGCGGGCCAGCGGCGGCGCCGGACGGTCTCGCGCGCACTCGCCGAGGCCGGGTACGTCGAGGTGCAGCCGTTCCCGTTCGTGGGTGACGCGGTGTGGGACGACCTGGGCCTGCCCGCCGACGACGTGCGCCGCAAGACGGTCAAGGTGCGCAACCCGCTCGAGGCCGACAAGGACCGGCTGGCCACCACGCTGCTGCCCGGTCTGCTGGAAACGTTGCAGCGCAACGCTTCCCGCGGGTTCAAGGACCTCGCGCTGTTCCACATCGGACAGGTCGTGCTGCCCGGTGCCAAACCGGTCGCGATGCCCGAGCTGGGTGTCGCCGGACGTCCCTCGGACGAGCAGCTGGCGCAGCTGGAGGCGGCGGTGCCGGTGCAGCCCCAGCACGTCGCCGTGGTGCTCGCGGGCCAGCGTGAGCACACCGGCTGGTGGGGCAAGGGCGAACAGGCCGGCTGGGCGGACGCCGTCCAGGCCGCCCGTCTGGTCGGCGAGGTCGCGGGGGTCGAGCTGCGGGTGCGCAACGCCGAGCTGGCGCCGTGGCATCCGGGCCGGTGCGCCGAGCTGCTGGTCGGCGACTGGCCGGTCGGGCACGCCGGTGAGCTGCACCCCAAGGTGGTCGAAGCGCTCGGGCTGCCCCAGCGGACCGTCGCGATGGAGCTCGACCTGGACGCGATCCCGCTGCGGGAGCGCAGGCCGGCCCCGGCGATCTCGCCGTACCCGCCGGTGCTGCTCGACGTCGCGCTCGTCGTCGACGCGCAGGTGCCCGCCGCGGAGCTGGCGGAGGCGCTCGTGACAGGCGGGGGCAGCTTGCTGGAGGACACCTCGCTGTTCGACGTCTACACCGGCGACCAGGTCGGTGAGGGCAAGCGTTCGCTGGCGTACAAGCTGCGCTTCCGCGCCGCGGACCGCACGCTGACCGTCGACGAGGCGACCGAGGCGCGCGACGCCGCCATCGCCGAAGCCACCACCCGCCACGGCGCGGAACTTCGCGCCTAG
- the pheS gene encoding phenylalanine--tRNA ligase subunit alpha: MSGATEKQDLTPAEATSPETLGAAVKHAEAEFQAAVDLDALAAVKPAHLGDHSPLMLARRAIGTLAKQEKAEVGKRVNEARQSIQAAFDARRATLLAERDERVLREEAVDVTLPWDRVPRGARHPLTTVSERIADVFVAMGWEVAEGPELEAEWFNFDALNFAKDHPARQMQDTFYVGEPGSGLVLRTHTSPVQARTLLHRDPPVYVVCPGRTYRTDELDATHTPVFSQVEGLAVDKGITMAHLKGTLDAFARAMFGEGSKTRLRPHFFPFTEPSAEVDVWFEEKAGGPGWVEWGGCGMVHPNVLRACGVDPDVYSGFAFGMGIERTLQFRNGIPDMRDIVEGDVRFTLPFGTEA, encoded by the coding sequence ATGTCCGGAGCCACCGAGAAGCAGGACCTGACCCCGGCCGAGGCCACCTCGCCCGAAACCCTGGGGGCGGCGGTGAAGCACGCCGAGGCCGAGTTCCAGGCCGCGGTCGACCTCGACGCGCTGGCCGCGGTGAAGCCGGCCCACCTGGGCGACCACTCGCCGCTGATGCTGGCGCGCCGCGCCATCGGCACGCTCGCCAAGCAGGAGAAGGCCGAGGTCGGCAAGCGTGTCAACGAGGCGCGCCAGTCGATCCAGGCCGCCTTCGACGCCCGGCGGGCCACGCTCCTGGCCGAGCGCGACGAGCGGGTCCTGCGGGAGGAGGCCGTCGACGTCACGCTGCCGTGGGACCGTGTCCCGCGCGGCGCCCGTCACCCGCTCACCACGGTCAGTGAGCGGATCGCCGACGTCTTCGTCGCGATGGGCTGGGAGGTTGCCGAGGGCCCCGAGCTGGAAGCCGAGTGGTTCAACTTCGACGCGCTGAACTTCGCGAAGGACCACCCCGCCCGGCAGATGCAGGACACCTTCTACGTCGGTGAGCCCGGTTCCGGCCTGGTGCTGCGCACGCACACCTCGCCGGTGCAGGCCCGCACGCTGCTGCACCGCGACCCGCCGGTCTACGTGGTCTGCCCCGGCCGCACCTACCGCACCGACGAGCTGGACGCCACCCACACCCCGGTGTTCTCGCAGGTCGAGGGCCTGGCGGTGGACAAGGGCATCACCATGGCCCACCTCAAGGGCACCTTGGACGCGTTCGCCAGGGCCATGTTCGGCGAGGGGTCCAAGACCCGGCTGCGCCCGCACTTCTTCCCCTTCACCGAGCCGTCGGCCGAGGTCGACGTCTGGTTCGAGGAGAAGGCGGGCGGCCCCGGCTGGGTCGAATGGGGCGGTTGCGGCATGGTGCACCCGAACGTGCTGCGCGCGTGCGGCGTGGACCCGGACGTCTACTCCGGCTTCGCGTTCGGCATGGGCATCGAGCGGACTCTGCAGTTCCGCAACGGCATCCCCGACATGCGCGACATCGTCGAGGGCGATGTCCGCTTCACCCTTCCCTTCGGAACGGAGGCCTGA
- a CDS encoding TrmH family RNA methyltransferase, translated as MVPFTERTPRVVAARRLTRRAERDKTGRFLAEGANAVGAALARDPGGVHELFVTERAAQAHPDLVAGAREAGVRVSPITHRAAAGLSETVTPQGIVAVCSLLDRPLDGLLDHTARLVAVLAGVADPGNAGTVIRVADAAGADAVILAGDSVDPHNGKCVRASAGSVFHLPLVRERDTLATLAACRAAGLRLLAADGYAETELGAVDAAVPTAWVFGNEAHGLPPGALAEVDLPVRIPLYGAAESLNLATAAAVCLYTSAMAARRPAG; from the coding sequence GTGGTTCCGTTCACCGAACGGACCCCCCGGGTCGTTGCCGCGCGGCGCCTGACGCGTCGCGCGGAACGCGACAAGACCGGTCGCTTCCTGGCCGAAGGCGCGAACGCGGTCGGCGCGGCACTCGCTCGTGACCCCGGCGGGGTCCACGAGCTGTTCGTCACCGAGCGCGCCGCGCAGGCTCATCCTGACCTCGTCGCCGGGGCGCGGGAGGCGGGCGTGCGCGTCTCGCCGATCACCCACCGCGCCGCCGCCGGGCTGTCCGAGACCGTGACCCCGCAGGGCATCGTCGCGGTCTGCTCGCTGCTGGACCGTCCCCTGGACGGCCTGCTCGACCACACCGCCCGGCTGGTGGCCGTGCTCGCGGGCGTGGCCGACCCCGGTAACGCCGGCACCGTCATCCGTGTCGCCGACGCGGCCGGTGCCGACGCGGTCATCCTCGCCGGTGACAGCGTCGACCCGCACAACGGCAAATGCGTCCGCGCCTCCGCGGGCAGCGTGTTCCACCTCCCTCTCGTCCGTGAGCGCGACACTCTGGCTACCCTCGCCGCGTGCCGCGCCGCCGGGCTGCGCCTGCTGGCCGCCGACGGCTACGCCGAGACCGAGCTGGGCGCCGTCGACGCGGCGGTGCCGACCGCCTGGGTCTTCGGCAACGAGGCCCACGGTCTGCCGCCCGGCGCGCTCGCCGAAGTCGATCTTCCGGTGCGGATACCGCTCTACGGTGCGGCGGAGAGCCTCAACCTGGCCACCGCGGCCGCCGTGTGCCTCTACACCAGCGCGATGGCGGCTCGTCGTCCGGCCGGGTGA
- the rplT gene encoding 50S ribosomal protein L20, which translates to MARVKRAVNAQKKRRATLELASGYRGQRSRLYRKAKEQTLHSLNYAYRDRRARKGDFRQLWITRINAAARQNGVTYNRFIQGLKAAGVEVDRKILADLAVNDAAAFTALAELAKQHVTTGPSDEKKSA; encoded by the coding sequence GTGGCACGCGTCAAGCGGGCGGTCAACGCCCAGAAGAAGCGTCGCGCAACTCTTGAACTGGCCAGCGGTTACCGCGGCCAGCGCTCGCGGCTGTACCGCAAGGCGAAGGAGCAGACGCTCCACTCGCTCAACTACGCCTACCGGGACCGCCGTGCCCGCAAGGGTGACTTCCGCCAGCTGTGGATCACCCGCATCAACGCGGCCGCGCGGCAGAACGGCGTGACCTACAACCGCTTCATCCAGGGCCTCAAGGCCGCTGGTGTCGAGGTCGACCGCAAGATCCTCGCCGACCTCGCCGTCAACGACGCCGCGGCGTTCACCGCGCTGGCCGAGCTGGCCAAGCAGCACGTGACGACCGGGCCGAGCGACGAGAAGAAGTCGGCCTGA
- the rpmI gene encoding 50S ribosomal protein L35 codes for MPKMKTHSGTSKRIRVTGSGKLRRQKAGRRHLMEKKSSRVTRRLEGTGEVAKNDVGRVKRLLGR; via the coding sequence ATGCCGAAGATGAAGACGCACAGCGGGACCTCGAAGCGGATCCGGGTCACCGGCTCGGGCAAGCTTCGCCGTCAGAAGGCGGGTCGCCGCCACCTGATGGAGAAGAAGTCGAGCCGCGTCACCCGCCGCCTGGAGGGCACCGGCGAGGTCGCCAAGAACGACGTCGGCCGGGTCAAGCGCCTCCTCGGCCGCTGA
- the infC gene encoding translation initiation factor IF-3 encodes MSSETRINERIRVPEVRLVGPNGEQVGIVRIEDALRLAQEADLDLVEVAPQARPPVCKLMDYGKFKYESAQKARESRRNQQLTVIKEQKLRPKIDQHDYETKKGHVSRFLAAGNKVKVTIMFRGREQSRPELGFRLLQKLSEDVAELGFVEASPKQDGRNMIMVLAPHKNAKPKTKVAEPVES; translated from the coding sequence ATCAGCTCCGAGACACGTATTAACGAGCGCATCCGCGTTCCCGAGGTCCGGCTCGTCGGACCGAACGGGGAGCAGGTCGGCATCGTGCGGATCGAGGATGCGCTCCGGCTCGCCCAGGAAGCGGATCTCGACCTCGTCGAGGTCGCCCCGCAGGCGCGCCCGCCGGTCTGCAAGCTCATGGACTACGGCAAGTTCAAGTACGAGAGCGCGCAGAAGGCCCGCGAGTCACGCCGCAACCAGCAGCTCACCGTCATCAAAGAGCAGAAGCTGCGCCCGAAGATCGACCAGCACGACTACGAGACGAAGAAGGGGCACGTGTCCCGCTTCCTCGCCGCGGGCAACAAGGTCAAGGTGACCATCATGTTCCGCGGTCGTGAGCAGTCGAGGCCGGAGCTGGGGTTCCGGTTGCTGCAGAAGCTCTCCGAGGACGTGGCCGAGCTGGGTTTCGTGGAGGCGTCCCCGAAGCAGGACGGCCGCAACATGATCATGGTGCTGGCGCCGCACAAGAACGCCAAGCCCAAGACGAAGGTCGCGGAGCCCGTCGAGTCCTGA
- a CDS encoding DUF1844 domain-containing protein — MLDDGSNAPGPGDISPPARDLQDIPSVEVISRAAVMLLSAAAERLGLADEDPDSSPHRDLDEARRLITALAGLVTASAEYLGVHAAPLRDGLQSLQRAFREASAVPDAPGQGPGEKYTGPVL, encoded by the coding sequence GTGCTAGACGATGGTTCCAACGCGCCCGGCCCCGGCGATATTTCCCCTCCCGCCCGCGACCTGCAGGACATCCCCAGCGTCGAGGTCATCAGCCGCGCCGCGGTGATGCTGCTGTCCGCGGCGGCCGAACGGCTCGGGCTCGCCGACGAGGACCCGGACTCCAGCCCGCACCGCGACCTGGACGAGGCGCGCCGCCTGATCACGGCGCTGGCCGGACTGGTCACCGCCTCCGCCGAGTACCTCGGTGTGCACGCCGCTCCCCTGCGTGACGGCCTGCAGTCGCTGCAGCGGGCGTTCCGGGAAGCCTCCGCCGTGCCGGACGCGCCCGGTCAGGGCCCCGGCGAGAAGTACACCGGCCCGGTCCTCTGA
- a CDS encoding RidA family protein gives MAKVAISTENAPKPAANYSPAVRKGNILQLAGQVPFDPKTGEIVGTTVGEQTRQVFANLEALLREAGSGWEDVVMVRAYLTDRDHFGDFNEVYNELMPEPYPARTTVYVGLAAGLLVEIDLLAVVD, from the coding sequence ATGGCCAAGGTCGCGATCAGCACGGAGAACGCCCCCAAGCCCGCCGCGAACTACTCGCCCGCGGTGCGCAAGGGCAACATCCTCCAGCTGGCCGGGCAGGTGCCGTTCGACCCGAAGACCGGGGAGATCGTCGGCACCACGGTGGGCGAGCAGACGCGCCAGGTGTTCGCCAACCTGGAGGCCCTGCTGCGGGAGGCCGGATCCGGCTGGGAGGACGTGGTGATGGTCCGGGCCTACCTGACCGACCGCGACCACTTCGGCGACTTCAACGAGGTCTACAACGAGCTGATGCCGGAGCCCTACCCGGCGCGCACGACCGTGTACGTCGGGCTGGCCGCGGGCCTGCTCGTCGAGATCGACCTGCTGGCCGTGGTGGACTGA
- a CDS encoding IclR family transcriptional regulator → MSQSLDRGLSVLGALADGATTLDELAGELGVHKSTVLRLLRTLETQHFVQREGSRHYRLGSALFDLANRALESRDVRRASAPALAALNDRTGHTVHLATYEDGEVVYVDKYEGRHTVRMYSRVGKRAPLHCTAVGKVLVAALPADRREHVARALDYPALTAGTITTAEDYLAELEKVAERGYAVDNAEHEDFIHCLAAPVRGQGGAVLAAVSLSVPRVLLDFDGLLALLPDLRAAAEDASVHNGWTP, encoded by the coding sequence GTGAGCCAGAGTCTTGATCGCGGGCTGAGCGTGCTGGGCGCGCTCGCCGACGGCGCGACCACCCTCGACGAGCTGGCAGGCGAACTCGGCGTGCACAAGTCCACGGTGCTCCGCCTGTTGCGCACCCTGGAGACGCAGCACTTCGTGCAGCGTGAGGGTTCCCGCCACTATCGGCTGGGCAGCGCGCTGTTCGACCTCGCGAACCGGGCACTGGAAAGCCGCGACGTCCGCCGCGCCTCCGCGCCCGCGCTCGCCGCGCTCAACGACCGCACCGGGCACACCGTGCACCTGGCCACCTACGAGGACGGTGAGGTCGTCTACGTCGACAAGTACGAGGGCCGCCACACCGTGCGGATGTACTCGCGGGTGGGCAAGCGGGCGCCGCTGCACTGCACCGCGGTGGGCAAGGTCCTGGTCGCGGCACTGCCCGCGGACAGGCGCGAACACGTCGCGCGCGCCCTCGACTACCCGGCGCTGACGGCCGGCACCATCACCACCGCCGAGGACTACCTGGCCGAGCTGGAGAAGGTCGCCGAACGCGGGTACGCGGTCGACAACGCCGAGCACGAGGACTTCATCCACTGCCTCGCCGCGCCGGTGCGCGGCCAGGGCGGCGCGGTACTGGCGGCGGTCTCGCTGTCGGTGCCCCGGGTGCTGCTGGACTTCGACGGCCTGCTGGCCCTGCTGCCGGACCTGCGGGCCGCCGCCGAGGACGCGTCCGTCCACAACGGATGGACCCCGTAG